The Oceaniferula marina sequence GCTCCAGGGGTGATTTTAAAATCAAGCGTAAGATCAAATCGGGCATAACGCTGCATCGTAACGATATCGCCTCCCTTCGCAGATTCGGCACCTCCACTTTCCAAGACCGTCAGCACACCATCTTTGATCGTCCAGCCCGACTTGGGGAAGGTATCGAGCTTCGCTCCACGCCAGCCATCCGTGGACGTTCCATCCCAGAGCAATATCCAACCTTTTTGAATTTCATCCGCACTCAGGCTGTTGTCTCCGCTTCCGGGCTCCAATTCCTTAATCCGGAGATTGCGCCACGCAACGGTCGTACCTTCGATGGCCTTATTATTACCAATGCCATGAACCTGGAGACCGATAAATCCTTTCGGAGTCAAATCATCCTGAATGGATGCGCGTGGGACACCGTTGAGCCAGGTTCGGATCGACGAACCAACCGCTTCAACACGGACCTTATTCCACGCTTCCGGCTTGAAACTCTCTGCTCCCTGCTTCGTGAACGCCTTGCCATCCCCTCCAAGTTTCCCTGGGCAAAGCCATCCCCGACGCGCCTCATCATAGATACCGGCACTCCAAAAACGCGCCCGTTTGGGATCGGGGTCGATTTCCACCTGATATCCGTGCACGCGGCCGGGAGGAACTTTGATATTCTTGCCCTGCCATGTATAGGTCTTCGTTTTCTCGTAACAATTACTACGAATTTGCACTCCTGAATTCAGGCGAGGATCCACCTTGAATTCATATTCCAGGATGAAGTTCCCGTAGAGCTTTTCCGTACACATAAATGTATTGGGAGTCTTGGTGACTGAATGCCCGACAATGGTTCCATTCTCCACGGTATAAGTTGCTTTGCCTCCTTTTTGGGTCCAGCCGGTGAAATCCTTACCATTGAAAAGATTGACCCAAGCTCCGTCAGCGGCCGACAATGCGGTAGCTCCAGCAAGGGACATAAGCGCAATGGCCATCGGTTTGATTGATCGTGTGTGTTGTCTGCTCATAAGATGTAAAAACTTACGAACAGCACTACCATCACCTTGCGCATGGATACACGCCAATTTTTAAACCTGTCCAAATGCGAACAAATTAATTTCTATTCATCCGGGCGCTCTTTCTTGCCTCGAGCAGAACCCGAACAAAAAGAGCCACCACCCAAATAGAGCCGGTGCCCATGAGAAACCAAGGAAACACCCAACCAAAACGAGTATAAAAAGTTCTTTCGTTCCGGCGTCCGATCTCGCCATATAATATGCCATCTTTCATCAAGGGAATGTCCACCACACGGTTTCCATAGGGGTCGAGAATCTGGGTTGTTCCGGATGTCGCACAGACCACCATCCAACGTGCATTTTCCGCGGCCCGATGGCGGAACAACTCGGCATGTTGGTGATGCTCGCGGGCTGTCCAATGCTCGGCATCCATGCTGGGGATTGCCAGAAATTCGGCCCCGTCCGCCACCATTCTTCTCACCACGTCCTCATAGTCGCAATCAAAGCAAATAGGGGTCCCAACCTTACCCAAGGGTGTGTTAATGGCTTTGGCTTCCGTCCCTGCCGTCCCGTCATCGAAAAAATGCACCGTGTGGTTTTTGTAATGATCCCCTAACTCGCCGTCAGCGTCCAAGGTAAGCGCAGTGTTGAACCAACCGTCGGCAACCACAGTCTCCGTGCCAACCACCATCACGGCCTCCTTTTCTTTTGCCAATAAGATCAAATCCAACCATTGTTTCTGATTTTTTCGGATATCCGTAGGGATCCCGTATTCCGGCCAAACAATCAAATCCACATTCTGCTCAGCCCGCTGGGTCATTTCAACATACTGGTATCCATCCGTGAGTTCGCTCTGAACCGCCATCACCTTGATCGGATCATCGATCGCAGGTGTTTTTTTGGGGAAAAGAGCCGAAAGCAACATCACGCCCAGCACCACCGCCCCCACAAGGCGCGGGCTCCGGCCACGACAACACACCAAGGCCGAGCCAAGAATCAACACAAAGCCAATTCCATACACTCCCAACCACGGCGACAGCCACATCGGCCTCAAGCCCACGCCCGGAGACATCCAGGGAAATTTCAACACGAAGATCTCACAACGAAAGAACTCCACCGCGCCCCACCACACAGCGGCAAAAAAGGCCACCACCCACTCCGATTTTCCGCCACCATAGTGCGCATGAGCCAAAGCATACCCCCTCGCAAAAAATCCAGTGAACAGAGCCAGGATCAAAACCAAGGGAACCACAAAATAGGGCATCTCCTTGAAGATGTTTACCAACCAAGACAAGGTCACTCCATAAAACAAGGCACCATGAAGCAGCCCTAGGTAAAAGCCATGGGAGGTCTTCACCCCCTGCAGAGCCAGAATCAAAGGGACCCAGGCAACGACCGCCAATCCGAACCAGCCGACCGAAGGAAAAACCACAATCCCCAAACCTGCACTCAGTAACACCAACAACACACGAAGGAACATCCCCATGCCACGACGCTAACACGCAGCAAGATCGATCGACAAGAGCCGAATGCCAAACGGCATCACCAAAAAGACCAAGTATCCGGCACATGAAGGTGATAAAAACCGGGGTCTCCTTATCGTATAGAATGGTTTGTGAACACTATCCCATCCATCTTTGTCACACTGGCTTGTCTCACTGCGGTCTCCTCCAGCTTCGGCAAACCACCCCCAATTCAAGCACCCAACGGATTTCAAGTTGATCGTGTCCATCTGGTGGATAAAAAACAAGAAGGCTCATGGGTATCCATGTGCTTCGATCCCGAAGGTAAACTCTACGTCTGTGATCAATACGGAAAGCTATATCGCATCACACTCAAAGGAGGAAAAATCAGCCACAAACAAGCATTAGCCAGCCCAGGCATGGCCCAGGGCTTATGTTGGGCATACGGTAGTCTCTATATGTCAGTGAATGGAGGCAAACAAGGCGGAGTCTATCGACTCACAAGCACAGCCAACAACGGCGAGTTTGACCAAATCAAACACATCCTGCCTATCGCCGGTTCCGGAGAACATGGTCCCCATGGCATTATCCCCAGCCCCGACGGCAAGGGACTCTACCTTGTCATTGGCAACCACTGCCGTCCAAAAACACCAACGCGCTCAATCGTCTCACACAACTGGCAAGAAGACACCTTGTTACCTCACTTACCGGATGCCAGCGGTCATGCGGTCAATGTCAAAGCTCCCGGCGGAACCTTACTCTATCTCACCCCCGACGGCAAAGACTGCGAAGTGATCTCCACCGGCATGCGCAACACCTATGACATCGCAGCCAGCCCTGACGGAGAAATTTTCGGTTATGACTCCGACATGGAATGGGACATCGGCACACCCTGGTACCGCCCCACCAGAGTGCTGCATCTTACGCGCGGAAGTGAATTCGGATGGCGGACCGGCACCGCAAAATGGCCTGATTATTATGCCGACAGCTTAGGGGCCGTCAAAAACATCGGACCAGGATCTCCAACAGGCGTTTTGTTCGGCACCCAGGCACAATTCCCTCTGAAGTACCGTAAAGCGTTGTTCTTGCTCGATTGGACGTTTGGACGGATCTATGCGGCCCACCTCAAACCTGAAGGCTTCAGCTACTCCGCCGAAATCGAAACATTCCTCACGGGTAAACCGCTACCTCTCTGCGATGCTGCCATCGGACCCGACGGAGCGATGTATTTCATCACCGGCGGCCGCCGACTCCAATCCGCCCTCTACCGGGTCAGTTACACCGGACCACTGGGCCATGAGGATACCTCACCAATGGTAACCCAACCAAACAAAATGCGATCCTTGCGCAATGAACTACTTCAGAGCAAGGACATGGATACGATTTGGCAACACCTCGACCACCCGGATCGCCTCATGCGCTACAATGCCAGGGTGGCATTGGAAAACCTTCCACATGAACCTTCCATCACCCGACTCCAAAAAGAAACCAAGTTCCAGCACATCATCACTGCCAGCCTAGCACTTGCGAGGGTCCAAGCCAATCCAACAACCATTCACCAAAAGCTCCTCAGCCTCCCCTACCCTCAACTCTCGCCACCACAAAAACTGGAATTCCTCCGTGCCGTGTCACTTACCTTTATTCGGGCAAAACAAACTGACCCTGACATTGGAATCCGCTACCTCAAACTTCTCAACCCAGTCTACCCCTCGGACAATGATCAGGAAAATAGAGAGCTCTGTAAGCTTCTCACCTATCTAGGTTCATCCAGTGCCACCGGCAAAACGGTTCAACTCATGGAACGTTCAGTGAATACCCAACAAGCGGTTGACCTCGAATTGTTGGAAGGCAATGACCGTTATGCCAAAGACATTAAATCCATGATGCGCAACCAACCTGATGCCAATGCACTCCAGTATGCACTCACCCTCATGCATGCTCAATCAGGGTGGAATCAGGCATCCGTCACCACATACTTTACTTGGCTCAATCAGGCCGAAGCCAAAAGCGGAGGCCGCAGTTATAAAGGCTTCATTCGCAATATTCGAAAAACCGCACTTACCTCGCTACCCAAGGAACTCAAAGCCACCGCTCTGGCTGCACCAAAAATCCAAGCGCCCGAGAAAGACACCCCCATGGCACAGGGACCCGGCCGGTCGTGGACACTGAACGAGGCATCCCAAACCATCCGCGACCTATCCCAGGCCAATAAGAAAAACGGCAAAAGGATGTTCCAAGCCACACTTTGCATCCATTGCCACAGCCATGGCCAATCCGGAGGAAACTCCGGACCGGACTTAACCAACCTCGCAAATCGGTTCAGCAGTCAGGACATCCTCAAAGCCATCATTACCCCCTCGGAAGAAATCTCTGAACAATATCAATTTACCATCCTTCACCTCAAGGACGGATCCCAACTGCAAGGGAAAATCATGAAAGAAAACAAGAAGAAGCTTTGGATCGCTCCCAGCGCATTCAATTTCGAACAACAGGTCGAGGTCCCAATCGACACGATCCTACGCCGAAGCGTATCGACAGTATCCCCGATGCCTCCCGCCATGATCAACTCGCTCAATGCCGACGAGCTTCGCGACCTGATGAAGTTTCTTGGCACCCCGGCACCCTGAGCCACCGCGGGTTTCCACACCCCACTCCCGGGCGATCCCCGACCTAGCGTGAAGCCGCTCTCCGGGGCTTTTATTTATCGGCCAAGGGCTCCAGTTCCAATTTGCGGAACTCAACCTCGCTTCCTTCGGCCTGAAGAGCTATCTGCCCTTTGCTTGCCGTAGCCTTGCTACCATGGTTTACGAGGGTATCATTGACCCAAACTTTAACTTCATCCCCCTTGCACTCGATCACCATGGTGTTCCATTCACCCGGTTTTTTTTCCGAGTCATCCGTCAGGTTGAGAATTCTCCGGGCATCCCCCTTGCTTCCGCCGTATTTCTGTCCTTCTTTTTTCGGACGGCGCTTTTCCATTTCAGGAACTTCGATGTTTTCCTCGATGCACCAAAAATCACCGGCGTGCCCCGATTGCATTTGAACCTCAATCGACTTGGGAAACATTCCATACAATGCCCTGGGCGTAGAAGAATGAACCAGAACTCCGCAGTTACCCGGCTTACCGGCAAAACGATATTCCACCGTCAAACGGTAATTGCTAAACGACTTCTCTGTGATCAAATGGCCTCTCGGATTCCCCAGACTGACCAACTTGCCATCACGCACGATAAAACTGGGTTGAATATCCGGATTGTTATCGGCCTTGGGCACATCCACCTTCCATCCTTTCAAATCCTTGCCATTGAACAAGGGCTCTGCAGTCAGGGCAGATACAGCCCCCATCACAACAGCTAAGACGGCTAAACTCTTCATCCTCATCTTCATAATGCATTAATAACGTGGAATGTTTCTTCTTTTTTTCAGCACACGCACAACAATGATGACATTTTTATAATTATTCACTCACTTTTGTGCCTGTAGTCAGCGTTTCCTCACGAAATGCCGACAACAAGGAGCGGAAAAGCTCACCGGGGACACCCTCACCAATCGGGCGGTCATCAATCTTCACAACCGGGATCACCTCGGCGGCCGTCCCCGTCAGGAAACATTCATCCGCCGTATAGACATCATAGCGGGTCAATGTGTCCTCAATGATCTCAATTTCCAAGCGTTCACAGAGGTCGAATATCACAGCCCGTGTGATCCCGTCCAAAGCTCCGTCAGAAATCTTCGGCGTGATCACGACACCATTTTTAACGATAAACACCGTATCTCCAGTGCATTCAGCCACTGTTCCGGCTTCGTTGAGCATCAAACCTTCCATCACTCCGGCCTTCACACATTCGATCTTCGCCATCACATTATTCAGGTAGTTCAAGGATTTCACCTGTGGACTCAAGGTTGCATGAGTCGGCCGCCGGGTTGAACAGGTGATCAGCTCCAGCCCATTCTCATAATACTCGGTGGGATACAACTGAATCGATGAAGCGATGCAAAACATCGATGGAGTTTCGCAAAGATAGGGGTTGAGCCCCAAGCCGCCGCTTCCCCGGGTTACCACCAGGCGCACATAGCCGTCCTTCAGGCCATTGGCTCGGATGGTCTCACAGACGATATCACAAACTTCCTGCTCGGACCATGGCATCTTGAGAAGGATCGCACGGGCCGAAAGGAACAACCGCTCAATGTGCTCTTCCAGCCGGAAAACCCGCCCTTCGTAGAATCGGATTCCCTCAAAAATGCCGTCACCGTACAGCAGGCCGTGATCAAAAACAGAGACTTTGGCTTCATTGGCATCGAGCAATTGTCCGTCGAGCCAGATTTTTTGTGTGTCGCTCATAATGATGAAAAATGATGGGTGCTCGCGATCGGATAAGACATTCATCCTCATCGCGGGGCGCGTGTTAAATCATGATTTTGCCTGATTGAACATGCCTTTTTTGGCGATCTCGAGAAATTTAGGTCATCATTCCCCAAAATACAGCATCTGGGATGACGAGAACGCAGAATGCCTCCTCTGTCACCTGAATGGGGCTCGACCAAGAGACAAGCGCACATCTACGGTACTTCAATCGGCAACCAAACCATCTTTCACAATCAGTGTGCGGTCACTGTGACGGGCCAGCTCCTCGTCATGGGTCACCACCACCAAGGTGGTTTGCTCTTCCCGGGCCAATTCAAGTAACATCTCCATGACTTGTGAGCCATTGCGAGAATCCAGATTTCCCGTGGGCTCATCCGCGAAAATGATTCGGGGCGAATTGACCAGAGCCCGTGCAATCGCCACACGCTGCTGTTCACCACCACTCAACTCGGCCGGCAAGTGATCCAGCCGATGGTCCAATCCCACCCGACTCAAAGAAGCCTTTGCCCGCTCAGCCATGTCCCGGCCAGAAATCATCGCAGGCATCATCACATTCTCCATAGCCGTCAACTCCGGCATCAGATAATAGTTCTGAAAAACATAGGCCATGCGCTGGTTCCTGATTTTCGCCTGCTGCCGCCGGTTCTGCGCATACAGATCAATGCCATCCACCCACACCTTCCCCTGCTCGGGACGCTCCAAACCAGCGAGGATATACATCAGCGTGGTTTTTCCGGCACCACTCGGTCCACAAAGAAAAATCGTCTCCCCTTCCTGAATCTCCAGATTGATTCCATGCAGAACCTCGACACGCTTTTTACCCACCGAATACCCCCGATGCAAATTTTCAGCTATGACCCCCGTGCTTTCACTCATGACCAATGACTAGCCGATCCCTCACAACATGCGAATGCTTTTCTTAAAAAATGTGCCGAAAAACATTGGAAAAAAATCCGTCCTGCTGCCACCGTCGGCGCATGGACACGATCACCTTCACACCGCTTTACATGGAACGCGTCTGGGGAGGGCGCGAACTCGAATCCGTCTACGGCCGAAAACTTCCGAAAAGCGAACCACCCTATGGAGAATCATGGGAAATGACGGACCGCCCGGAAGAGCAATCGGTCGTCACCGACGGCCCATACAAGGGGATGACCCTCGGCCAGCTCTGGCAGGAAAAACGCAACGAGTTGTTTGGCCCCGGATTCGAAAATTCCGAACGCTTCCCTCTCTTAATCAAGATCCTCGATGCCCGTGACGATCTCTCCATCCAAGTTCATCCACCGACAGATATCGCCCCAACTCTCAATGGCGAACCTAAAACCGAAATGTGGTACATCGCCGACGCCAACGATGACGCTCAGCTCTACGTCGGTCTCAAACAAGGAGTCAGCCGGGAGGATTTCCAACAAGCCATCAATGACGGCACCGTCGACCAGGTCGTCCACGCCATCGATGCCAAGGCTGGAGACTCTATCTTTATTCCTTCCGGGCGCCTGCACGCCATTGGTGCCGGGTTCCTGATCTACGAAATCCAACAAAACTCAGACACCACCTACCGGGTGTTCGATTGGAACCGAGTCGGCTTGGACGGAGTCCCCCGCGAGCTTCATGTCGAGGAATCCATGCGCTGCATTGATTTCGATGACATCGAACCCGGCATGGATACCCCGGATGGCAACACCCTGGCCAACTGTGAATTTTTCCATGTCGAACAACTCGAAGTCCAACAAGGCTGCAGCATTGGCAACCCGGATCCGGAAAGGTTTTCAATCGTCACCGTAGTGAAAGGTCAAATCACATCAACCGATGGACGCACCTATCAAGCTGGAGACTTCCTCCTACAACCACAAGGTGCAGCCCCCCTCACCGCCAGCACGGATGCCAGCATTCTTCAAACCACCATTCCGCAGAGCTAATCACCCTGCCACTCAGCTGGTTGCCTGGCTTGGGCTTACCCTGGCCACGGCATCGCAGGTTGGTGCCCAGCTGACTGAGCCGGTCAGCTCTGAACAAGTAGCTTCATTGCAGTGGCCGACATCTTACCGGCCAACCACAACGCCCGTCATCCAGCATCAAAAAAGTGACGCTCCGGCACCACCTTACCTTTATCACACCCGGCATTTCAGGCTCACCACATCGAAGCCACTCAATCCGCATAACGCCAAACTTTTTGCAGCCACCGCCGAATCTGTTCCAGCCGTTCTGGCCAAACTGCCCCTCCCCTTGTTAAAAATGCCTCAAGGGAAACGGGCCAACATTTACATCTATCCCGACGAGGCGTCCTTCATCCGGGAGGGAGGGTCACCCAATGCAGCGGGAACCTACGTAGGTAAAAAATCCGCGGTCCTGTTGCGGGCCGACACCTTCCTCACCCCGCCACCCAGACAAGGCAGTAAACTGCCACCCAAAGCAGACTACGACCTGCTCGTTCATGAGTTTACCCACTTGTGCATGCACGGCCATTTGGGCTACCTCCCCATCTGGTTCTCTGAAGGCACCGCCGAATACCTCGCAGCAGCCCACCAAAGCCACGGCCGCTACGACTTTTCCAACATGACCCGCCATATCCGGGACCGGATCAAACAGCACCTCCCCCAAGAAAAAGGTATCATCAAACTGCCAAGCCTATCTGACACCCTCAAACAAAACCACCAGTCCTGGCAACGCAATATCGAACAAAACGATCCGAACGTCTCCTACCAATACTACGCATCCTCATTGCTCATCGTCCATGGCCTCTTCCACGGAGGACCAAAACGCCTCAAGGCCACCACCGAGTTCGTCAACCAATGTCACAATCGCAAATTTCGCCATAAAGCATCCAACCTACTGCTCCCATCTGAAACCCACGCAGAACTCGAGCAACGTATCATCACCTACTGGCGCCCCAAAGGACTACACATCCAATTCACTCCATAATCCGCTGCAGGCTTGACAATCTAACACAACACAAAGATGTTAGAACCCATCATACCTCCATGCCATGCAGAGAATTGTCAGCAGATTATTCGATTTCATCTACCCAGCCACTTGCCACCTCTGTGAGACAGGCCTGAGCCACGGCCGACACCTCTGTTCCGGCTGCGCTCACGCCCTACCTGTGATCGAACCTCCCTTTTGCCAACAGTGCGGCGAAATGTATGATGGTCAAATCGACGGCCCATTCACCTGCCCGAACTGCCACAAGCAAGATTACCATTTTTCTTTTGCCCGGGCCTCGCTACAAAGTGAGGGATCAGCTCGCGAACTGATCCACGCTTTCAAATATCAGCGCCAGGTTCATCTGGCACCAGACTTGGCAAAACTGGCTCAACGGGCACTTGAAGACGCACGTTTCTCAAACTATCCGGATTCTGGCATCATCGTCCCCGTTCCCTTGTTCTGGCGCCGACAACAAAAACGTGGATTCAACCAATCCGAACAAATTGCCATCCATCTAGCCAAACAAACCGGCATCCCCACCTTGAACGCTCTGAAACGCACAAGAAACACCGCGACCCAAACCCGCTTCAGTAGGACCAAACGACTTCAGAACCTAAAGGGTGCTTTTTCACCCAGAAGCCGCTACCTGAAAGAATTATCCAACCGTCGAATCATTTTACTCGACGATGTTTTCACCACGGGTTCAACAGCCAACGAATGCGCACGCACGCTATCAAAACACGGAGCATCCGATATAGCGATCCTCACAGTGCTACGAGGATAATACCTCTCTAGCCATCACCAGGGCACCGGTAATTCCAGCTTGATTCCCCATCGCCGGAGTGACCAACAAACTGTCATCGTTAGGCCAGTAGCCTCCGGTTTTTGCATAATACTTCTCGCGAACCATCTCGAGCAAAAACGGCTGTTCCATCACCCCCCCACCGAGAATAATCCGGTCAGGAGCAAAACAAGCCACCAAGTTCTGAACCATCATCGCCAAATACTCGGCTTCCAAATCCCAGGCTTCGTGCCCCGGACCTAGTTCAGGGGCAGGCACTCCCCAACGAGCTCCCATGGCAGAACCGCTGGCCAGTCCCTCAAGACAAGCTCCGTGAAATGAGCAACACCCCTCAAAATCATCCAAGCGAGGTACCAGCATATGCCCGATCTCGGCATGAGGTTTTGCATTCAACGCCTTGCCATCAATCACCACGCCACCACCAATGCCGGTGCCTACCGTGATGTAAACATAGTTTTTCAAGCCCTGGGCCGCACCGGCAAAACCTTCACCAATCGCAGCCGCATTCACATCCGTATCAAAAGAAATCAGAGCATTCGGAAACGAGTCCTTCAAAAAACCTACAACGTCAGCGCCTTGCCACCCCGGCTTTGGTGTCGGCAAAATTGTCCCGTATTCCGGAGCTTCCGGAGTCACCCCAGCCGGACCAAACGTCCCATAACCAATCGCTCCCAGTTCGCCGAATTGATCCTGCGCTTGTGCAAAGTATTCACGCACCCGCTCCAGAGTGTTTTCCGAATCGGTTGTGGGAAAACGGACTTCGTCCAAAATATCGCCCGGTTCACGCGCCACGGCACAAACCATCTTCGTTCCACCGGCTTCAACGCCGCCTAACAATGCATTGTTCATAAATTCAATCAAATGGCGTAGTCTTCCCACCTTCGCTCCTGCAGAGCGAGCCATGCGGCTTTGGTTTCCGCATCTTTTTTACTATTCCCTTCGCCTTCGGCAAGGAGCATCCCTTTCCAGGAAACCGTGACTTGAAAGTTTTTTTGATGGTCCGGTCCCGATTCCTTGACCACCTCGTACACCGGACTTTCTTTGGCGATCGCCTGAAGAATTTCCTGGAGTTGCCCTTTGGGGTTTTTCTCCTCGGGTGACTCAGCCACACGGGCGACAGCTTCCGAACAAATCTCGGTGATCACTTTCCGTGCCGATTCAAGTCCACTATCGAGATAAATGGCCCCCGTCAATGCCTCAAAGCCATCGGCTAATGTCGATGTCCGTTCACGCCCACCGGTTGCTTCCTCACCCTTGCCCATCATAACATAAGCACCCAAATTGATACTGCGGGCGAATCGGCAAAGGGCATCGCCAGATACCAGACGGGCCCGAAGTTTGGTCAATTTCCCCTCATTGAAGCCTGGGAACATCGCATAAAGCAACTCCGTAAGCACCAACTGAATCACCGCATCACCCAAAAATTCGAGACGCTGGTTATCAAAACGAGGACGCTGGGTCTCATAAGCCAGGCTAGGGTGGGTCAAAGCCTCAGCCATCAGTAGGGAGTTGGTAAATTTATACCCGATTACATCTTCCAGCGATTTCATAGCGATCCAGACAAACGGGCGTTTCAGCCTCGCGTTGAAGAAATTATCTCATTTTTCACCAATGGGAAGAACGAAAGATGCCAAACCGGCCAAAAACCATTACAGCATGAAGGCAAAATGGGGTGACTGACGGGATTCGAACCCGCGACAACCGGAATCACAATCCGGGGCTCTACCCCTGAGCTACAGTCACCATCGTTTTGTTGCCTCTGCGGCCTTGTCGCAGGAGTGCGGCGCGGAAATAAGCCATTAGCAGCCACTTGCAAAGAGAAAAATGCAGCAAGTTCAAAAAAATTATCCATTTTGCGGAATCTTCACCAGAATCAAGGCCGCTTCATGGCGTCTCTCACCACTTTTTTACTCAGAAAAATTAAGCACAGCACCGGATAAACACAGACAAACACAATATTCATCACATTGCCAACCCCCTGGCTGAGCTGATGAATCCCAGCCTGGCTCTCATTCTGAAGCTCCACCATACTCTCCTGAAAGTGCGCCGTCACAAACATACCCCAAACCATCATCCCGATAGCCAACACAATACGCACAACCGCCCACACTTGGCTAAGTTTCGGAGCCCAGGCTTTACGCTTCAACAACCCGATCCCCGCAACCAACAACATCACTGCCAAGATCCACTTCACTCCGGCATCCACATAGATGTAGACTTTCATCCCATCAAAAGCATCCAGCATCGGCTGCAGTTGCTGGAACTCCTCGCCCCCTTTCTCGACCATTGCCCGAATAAAAAAGAGCGAGGCAATCCCCACAAGGGACATGATCCCACCCAAAATGGCATAGCAGATATGAATAATCCCAAACACCTTGGGCAGGGAAGTCCCCTGCGCCGGAGGAAGCTCGGGGACAACAACGGGGGACATCCCGGATTGGGAAACCTGATAAGGCGACGGTTCTTGATCCATGCCCCGGATCATAACCAGCGCGAGGATCGCGTAAAGAGCCATCTTCCGGCTCGACA is a genomic window containing:
- a CDS encoding type I phosphomannose isomerase catalytic subunit; the encoded protein is MDTITFTPLYMERVWGGRELESVYGRKLPKSEPPYGESWEMTDRPEEQSVVTDGPYKGMTLGQLWQEKRNELFGPGFENSERFPLLIKILDARDDLSIQVHPPTDIAPTLNGEPKTEMWYIADANDDAQLYVGLKQGVSREDFQQAINDGTVDQVVHAIDAKAGDSIFIPSGRLHAIGAGFLIYEIQQNSDTTYRVFDWNRVGLDGVPRELHVEESMRCIDFDDIEPGMDTPDGNTLANCEFFHVEQLEVQQGCSIGNPDPERFSIVTVVKGQITSTDGRTYQAGDFLLQPQGAAPLTASTDASILQTTIPQS
- a CDS encoding ComF family protein, translating into MQRIVSRLFDFIYPATCHLCETGLSHGRHLCSGCAHALPVIEPPFCQQCGEMYDGQIDGPFTCPNCHKQDYHFSFARASLQSEGSARELIHAFKYQRQVHLAPDLAKLAQRALEDARFSNYPDSGIIVPVPLFWRRQQKRGFNQSEQIAIHLAKQTGIPTLNALKRTRNTATQTRFSRTKRLQNLKGAFSPRSRYLKELSNRRIILLDDVFTTGSTANECARTLSKHGASDIAILTVLRG
- a CDS encoding ROK family protein, whose protein sequence is MARSAGAKVGRLRHLIEFMNNALLGGVEAGGTKMVCAVAREPGDILDEVRFPTTDSENTLERVREYFAQAQDQFGELGAIGYGTFGPAGVTPEAPEYGTILPTPKPGWQGADVVGFLKDSFPNALISFDTDVNAAAIGEGFAGAAQGLKNYVYITVGTGIGGGVVIDGKALNAKPHAEIGHMLVPRLDDFEGCCSFHGACLEGLASGSAMGARWGVPAPELGPGHEAWDLEAEYLAMMVQNLVACFAPDRIILGGGVMEQPFLLEMVREKYYAKTGGYWPNDDSLLVTPAMGNQAGITGALVMAREVLSS
- the rnc gene encoding ribonuclease III — encoded protein: MKSLEDVIGYKFTNSLLMAEALTHPSLAYETQRPRFDNQRLEFLGDAVIQLVLTELLYAMFPGFNEGKLTKLRARLVSGDALCRFARSINLGAYVMMGKGEEATGGRERTSTLADGFEALTGAIYLDSGLESARKVITEICSEAVARVAESPEEKNPKGQLQEILQAIAKESPVYEVVKESGPDHQKNFQVTVSWKGMLLAEGEGNSKKDAETKAAWLALQERRWEDYAI